In the genome of Epinephelus fuscoguttatus linkage group LG4, E.fuscoguttatus.final_Chr_v1, the window TGACCTGAGGTTTGTAGTCTACTATTCTTGTTGAACTGTTCGCCCCCAGCAATCCTTAGGTGAGGGCGCGAGTCACAGCCCTTTGAGCCATCTGACTCCTTGTAACAACAATGACACGGACTGAACTCTGACTGGCTCAGTTTCCAAACCATCAAGTCCCATCAAGTCCAGCACCTGTCCTTGTTCCTCTGCACCTCTAAATAAAACATGACTAAGTTTTGGCTTTGCTCTTTCTTCCAAGGTGGTCCTGTAATATGTTATCGGACTATAATAGTCTGtcatcacacacatgcaaggGAGTGGTGGTGTCTCTGCAGTACAATTGATAGAGGATGTGCACTGAACATGATAATACTTCTATACTTTTGGGATGATGTGGTTAAAGTAAGGAAATAGCTCGATTTGAATTGATGCAAGGAGgtaaaacaaatcattttaaagCTGTTGTTTCATTCAATTTCAATGTTTTAATCTCAGTTTTGTGTCATAAATCTGCGTAACACTGGTTTTGCACTAAATTGTACATAGAATTGATGCAGCCACTAGAAGTTCAGACATGTGAAAGGGTGTTAAAATCTCTTCACTCTCGGTCAGTGACACTGTTAGATGCCTAAAGCTGGACATCTTAAAAAGGTCAAGGATCACACTTGGACTGTGCTATTTGTTCTATAAATAAAGGGGGAGAACAAGTAAATACTGTTGATTTCTTCCTTCTGTTTGACTCCTTAACAACTTGATTCAAACTCCAACAAGATGGCCCCTGGTCAAATGTGAATGCGTGACACTGACCCTGCATTAACGTGGGTCAGTGGGTAATGTCTCTTTAAATTCTCACTGTCACTTCCAACAGGTGTTTTCCAAATAACACAAGATGCCCAAATGTTTAAGCCTATAAATGAAGTTTTATTACCTCCTTTCCTGCGTGATATTGTCGGGATGCTATGTGCAACAGTAAATGTCACTGTTGGTGGACGGACAGGGGTCTATTTTAGTGagccattcacacactgacactataaatctgattttttttctcactcagAAAGTCGATTGCTGCCTCCCCTCACACGCACTTTTCATCGGTTTGGAGGCTCAAAGAGTGGTTCGGCTTCAATAAGGTAGAGTTGCTAATTCTGACACTTCATGAATAAAAATTAACCTCTCAGCATGCTATTAATTTAATACAATTACTAACAGTTAACTAAAAGGTTGTTTTTGAATAATGTTGTTACTGATATTAACCTCAAGTTGAACGTTGTCAGTTTACATGCCTGTGGATTATCTGGccattcaccttttctgtcACCTATGCAGAGACTCTTGTGAGTTATGTTAACACGTCCACTGACCCAGCACATTGGATCTTTACATAAGTGCTTTTAAAATTATAGTAATTTGGAAAGATTTACCTCGTACTAATAAATGTGTatgaaacaaaaagacaaagtctGCACACAACCTATTACTGTATTTAATTTACTTGTAATATCCATTAAAATTTGTAATAATATCAATTTTAATTCAACTGAATTTTCATTTGATTTCCACATGAATGAGGTAAAAaagtttatattattttttgattGCATGTCTAAATAAAGTAGCCAAAATGTGAAGTACAACactactttgatttttttatgactACTTGTTTGGTACATAAGGAATTGCACTGGGGGGAACATTTTGGGTGAACAGCAAATAATGTTGTGCAGCTTTAACGGGCCAATTAATATTTGGTATGTGGAGTGGATGAAATACTTTGACCAGGGAGGTTTAAAAGATCATCAGTCGTCAGTGCACAGCTAAATTGAACAGGTGTTACAATTGAATTGCATGATGGTTAGAATTTCACAAGATTACAGTTCATTTTCTGCAAAGATacttttcaatattttttttttacttttcctaTTCTAGTGGGGGAATTTAAGTCAATCATGGCTGAGCTGTGAGTATAACTgcctttgatttattttaatttgttcatTGACGGCTTTGAATATAATGTataagtatgtattaatatttaTGATGCAAATATGTTGATGTGtattttttctctgttgttaaTGCACCAACAGACCTGTAAGTACAAAGTATATTCAATAAACCCTTTTTCAATCTTCTACTTATCtaataatttaaatataaatatatatatgtatatatatatatatatatatatatatatatatgcaaaaGTATTGTGCTAAAcaatataaagtaaaaataagtgGAAggtatttaatgtttttattgtaaattataGAGAAAATCAAAGATCTCCTCGTCTCGAAGGCTGGGGTTGAAGGTAAGTACTTTGTTtgagatgggtttttttttaagttctaTCTATTATGAAGAATTTAACAGGAGACATTAGATCTACTGTTAAGTGGGTTGCTAACTGAATTGTACATAAAGTTTATGtgcataaatatataaaaaatgataatcatattttaacttttaaatttgAACTTTTGTTCACCTACATCAAatgacagggaaaaaaaatcatattttttttcctcttagaTTAGACTGTTGGCAACCGCTGCTCAGATGCTGCTGGAAGAGAcggagcagaagaagaaggacaaaGAAGCTGCTCTTGCAGAAAGAGTTCCTCCTCTGAATCTGTCTGGTCTATCTTTGCAAGAACTTCAGGTATGTAACTTTAATCAAATCTTCAAATACACTCTCTGTTTGAGTTTATTATTAAGTTCAGATAGCAGTGGGAGATGTCTTTTACTGTTTTACAGGATCTTTGCAGAGACTTGCACCACAAAATTGATGTTGTAGATGAGGAGTGGTATGATATCGGTCTCAAGGTGTCCAAAAACGACAAGGAGGTGAGCTGCTGAATactgaacaggaagtgatgcatgtggaaatgttttttaagCTATGGCATCCCAGTGTCTTTGAGGACAGGGTCACAACTTAGAGGAGCTGAAAGTGAACAAGCACTGCCTCCCAGTGGCTGCAGGAAGACATAACAGAATTTTATCCATAAAGCCTGTTACAGCTCACACAGTTTACATTGGTGTTTTCAGTTTTAGCAGTAAATTCAGATGAAACTGTAAATTTGAGATTTGCCTGTGAGCACACAGCCTGCTCTTTTGTAATCCATGACATTTCAAATATAAGCCAagagtcacattatttaactgGCCTAGACACTAAGTATGGACTTCTAATTTGTCTGGAGCCAATTATTACACTGGTATAATTAAACACAAAAGCCCAGAGGCCAACAGTTACAGTCTATATTAGGGCTTAACCAACAAAAAACTGGGCCAAAACTGGCTGTATATCAAATGCAGGGCTACCAAAAGTGACGCAAAACATCttgattgccccctggtggctagCTGCAGTATAGGCCATACTAAAATGTCAGTACAAGAGGGTTTTTGTCATTGTAagtagttcttatcacactaATGGATGTTCAAATGTTCACTTTTCTTTTGAGTTTGGTTTGAATTGGTATACAGTATACTATACTTCAACGCAagtaagtccagttgcctacgaaatagcacttatgattaccatgacctggatgactgagaatcttcaccgacatatactgtatacagttATCCAAGACAAACTCTGATGAATTTAGGATTAGTTTGACAAAATAACGTTAACTTAAGGTCAACTTTTTAATGAGGTTTTAACCACATCTTCATCTGGGTAAATTTCACAAGCTGAAGAAGACTGCAAGATTTTATTAAAAGCACCAGGAAAAGAAGGTCCTTAagttatttacattaaattaaaaggtTAAGAGTGCTCATAAATCCATATGTGAACTGGTGGGGAAACATGTAAGAATCTTAGGACCTTCCTTTTACATTGTGttcattaaataaacaaaaagcagtGAGGTTAATGTGGTGTACTGGACTGACTCCCCCGACCAGATTGAGAACATGAACCTGAAGATCATTGAGATTCAGAGTAAGTTCAAGAAGCCAGCTCTGAGGAGAGTGAAGATCTCAGCTGAGGCTATGCTGAGCGTTCTGCTGGGCTCCAAACACAAGGAGTCCATCGACTTCAAGGCCAACCTCAAGACGGTCaagaaggaagaggaaaaggtAGGCCTGGCTTCTGCCTTAGGGTCTCCCAAACCTTCAGGCAACAGCTATTTTTGGTTCAAATGATCTGTTTCATCTTGGCTCTATGTTTCCTACAGAAGGAGGAGGTGACTGACTGGCGTAAGAACGTTGAGGCCATGTCTGGTATGGAGGGCAGGAAGAAGCTGTTTGACGCCTCCGGCAACTAAAGAAACACTTACTATTGTTAAGGAGATCTTAATAAACTCTTAACCTTACTTACTATCTTAACTACCATATTAATTTATAAATTACAGATTGGACAAACACACTTAAAACTAGGACAGTGTTGCTTGTTATAGCTTTattgaaatcatgaaaaagtttaTTTACAGGGGGACTGTAGGCATCAGGTGGTCTTTAATGGTTTGTTAAATAGAAAATTTGAGGTACACTGATTTTGTGATGAACTGCCAAGTTTGGACTGCAGACAAATCAAATTTGTTCCTCAAACCCGATCTTTAAGACAGACTGTCCACACTGTTATTTGCAAGTGATCGGACTCTTGAGTCCAGAAGGGACGAACCTATCTGCAGGGGTTGCTGTGGTAACAACATGGCATCAGTAACTATGCAGCTACGCTGATGATGTGGCTTTCCAGTGCAGAAGCATGAGAAATGTGACCTAACAGGAACAATGACTGTTTTcaagatggaaaaaaagataaataaaagacCAAAGATGTTCAGTGTATGATTTatcaatatggatttattttactGAGTCTCTTACAAGACACTGCAGTTCAAAGTTAGATTACAAAGCTTCTGGAAGGGATAAGATCGCACTAGAGCCTTCGCTGGAACTGTATGAAAGTAAAAATTAGCTTCTGGGCAAAATTAAGTCCCTCCAAAACGCAAGGTGCACTGCACAgccttatttttaaaaaattgaatgccactagtgaacaaaaaaaacacacgcttgctgcacctttttattgttgccagacAACCATGGACTCCCCTCCTTATTCTAACCTtcctattttaatttattttagttatttgacAGTTATTAGTAGCTAGTTTCTAAAATGTTGGGGCAGAGGGtgcttgctgtagctctggttgaggatGAGAGACTGTCAGCACAGGGACGCAACTTTTGGGCACAGGGATATGgagggtacatgagaccctaaaaaagagggtggagtACCACCAattggtccaggagctttgcctCCATGACggccgtttccaggcatattttaggatgactttGGGGCAGTTTGataacctgctgtctatcgttgggccgtatagctctgtgCATCCAGCAGCtcctaccaccagtttctcctctatTGTTTatcaactgtaaacttgttgtcgtgactaccacagaaggcccatctctcaaatcatctgattggacaatgggaaaaaagataacaaaaaagaGATTACATGGGGCGTATTTCCGCTCTGAGGTAAagtttttttcaactcaaggagttcagCACACTctggcaaaaatgccaggcgCATAAAGCGCTGAAACATGAAGCACGTTGCAATGCAAAAAAcacgagcaaaaagcttcattctcattaaaaacaactacaaaaaggcacctccagctgctaaaacacctACTGTGTTATCAGGGCCTAATGCAGCCTTCTAGAGATATTAAATGTTAGTAATGTTATGTGATGTTTGACATCATCAACCAACCTTCTAAAGTGTCCAGTATGTCAGATTTTCTTTCATCAGTCCTGTTCAGTGGTTGGTGGCAAGACAGACTCGCAAAAGCAGCTCAGCTGGAAAAGCTCTGTGATACACTGATGTTGCAAAAAAGACATGTTGAAACCAGATCAATCTGGATACAGTATGGATATGCCAAATAACAGATTTGGGTTGACAGTCAGAACAGGGCCTGTGATACAGTGACTGTTTGCAGTAGTTCTCGTCTGCAGCCTTGTGATGGCAGCATAACTCTTTCAAACTATCACTCAGACACTTCTGGACCTACTGTATTATACTGTCCCTCGTAAATTAACAACTGCTGGTGTGTTATCTGCTGTGATAAACTGCCATCTGGCTTATCAGACACTCAAAGTGTACAGCCCATTAAAGCTATGATGCTATTAATTAAATAGTATGATTGCACTCTTTGTTAGGATTATTGCACTGGGACTATGTTATCTTCACATTTGGTTTActtgagacaaacatgaaaccACCAATGTTCTCtcaataaaaatataacaatCCTGCTGTTGTTCTCCTTAACTGTGTGACTGTATGTGGGATCAACTTtaatttcacacacataatattaaattaaagttCCGTCAAGCTTTTCCCCTGTCTTCCTTAGCGAGGAGACAGAGGACGCTAAGAAAGCATCACAGGTGGACAGTCCCACTAAGATTTCACACCTCATACATGTGGGATGTTAGAGACGCAGTGCAAGAATGGTGAGGACAAGAGGGTCTATTTTAGTGAGCCACTCACATGAGCGCTGGAATCTATATATCTACCCTCTTTCTGCCCTTCTTGTCTTAGAATAAGACGCCTGTGAGTATTTGTCACCTACTGTATAAGGTAAGGagtttcattttgaaatactaCAAAACATGAAAGGATTAAAAAGCAAATGAAGGCTTTGTATTCTTTACTCTTGCTAAAAAGTTAGAAAACTGATGATGCAAATTTATGAGTATTAAAAAAGAAAGCTGCATTTCTCCtcttaaaacagcatttttgttaaaaaccAGTTATAATTTCTTACGACTGAATGTCATTTTATAAAAATCAAATTACATTATCTCATTGTCCAAAAAAGGAAAGTTCTTACATGTTGGTCTGGGatgagaggtttttttttcgtTCAGGTTTGAGATCAGCTGGCTGATTTATAAATAACACGTCAAAGTCTGGATTTGATTtatgtcttctttttcttttctgcaaCCCATTCTGATTGCTTAGAATTTTGTAGTGTTATTTAACTGTCATGATTTGGAAATGAAGAATTTCttgataattaaataaaacgTTAAAATAATcatatcaaaaaaataaaatgaatcctGCCCTTTTTGGTCTTGACTGATAACTGTCTGGTAATTGTAAGTactttttgctttcttttagagagtattttaaagtcattaagTTACTGACCTTCAGACAATGTCacacactgtttgtgtcctgtgctatGGAACGACAACCCATGGTATATAGTAGGAGTTGCATGTAATGAATTGAGCTTTTTCAGTTCTGAGATAGATGTGTATtcttctgtaaaaaaaaaaaaaaaaaaaagcaaaaagaaaataattttcttttgttttttagagaGATTAGACAGTGGGAGACACACAGACCTGcaaccatgtctgaagggtaagTACTCCTGTCTTATTCACTTTCACAGCaccttaacttttatttatttatttttttttatgtgtaattGATGTTGTATCtaactgtttgtctgttttttatatttgtttctgtttttttgtattttgtatctgtttttatattttggtattTATCATTCTATTTATGTGGTATTGTAATTTTCACAGTGttc includes:
- the LOC125887839 gene encoding troponin I, slow skeletal muscle-like, with protein sequence MAELPRKSKISSSRRLGLKIRLLATAAQMLLEETEQKKKDKEAALAERVPPLNLSGLSLQELQDLCRDLHHKIDVVDEEWYDIGLKVSKNDKEIENMNLKIIEIQSKFKKPALRRVKISAEAMLSVLLGSKHKESIDFKANLKTVKKEEEKKEEVTDWRKNVEAMSGMEGRKKLFDASGN